A region from the Leptospira venezuelensis genome encodes:
- a CDS encoding SpoIIE family protein phosphatase: protein MSHARLLPVLTWRLELFTHTVPVPFAVYFSAVTGSLYSLEEYLSMGVAATIAATAMLLGAFYLRYIRLKKASYLEDRSSIDPNLLSSAKSIYITQPIYESFVIVGRWFFGVLLAHLIVYLIVGYRPNLIATIPALYLGIIPISFISYLFITEYSVRPALSRNKFREVEAKTRLFFPYSKRLLVVVMAMISMPFSLLGYMLYATVDGRIRLENPLLHLAIMALLFSVPLIFTAWIVTEAIRSRLSSVTGFLEEVGEGNFGLKISPSSLDEFGKQEQRIGKVVERLRGLYEEIQSLNEGLESKVEERTKQLKETADELGKSLDEIHKLKLSQDGDYFLTSLLTEPLHSIQLQDSEYSFRSLTVQKKKFNYKQKERQIGGDISLAHSIRLRGKPYIAFVNADAMGKSLQGAVGAIILGSISRSMIERTPALYRNVWPERWLKNWFIELQKVFEAFDGSLMASGFLGLLDESRGVLYYINCEHPSPVLYRDETTMFLEPKEKYFKIGHSGIGRNVHIEVFQLRSGDVLFSGSDGRDDLLIKSEIDPDDSRFLEIVGRAKGDLDLTYELILQEGEITDDLSLLRIEAPKKSLTSSEILLKESDPEKKNGNQKTVSLQECRRLALEYSSGKKYAKAGELGLKYVQRRPTDTEFLFTVSKLLRKSGKIVLSIDLGERYRMRNPVDSDNLLHLAEMYASKSRLERSFQLLAEATAISPEHPRAKKLSEFLIEKTAQISESSEDRRILR from the coding sequence ATGAGCCATGCACGTCTTTTGCCGGTCCTAACCTGGAGGCTTGAGCTATTTACCCATACTGTTCCTGTACCCTTTGCTGTATATTTTTCTGCGGTTACGGGTTCTTTGTATTCTTTAGAAGAATATCTATCCATGGGAGTGGCTGCTACGATAGCCGCTACAGCAATGCTTTTAGGTGCCTTCTATCTTAGGTATATAAGATTAAAAAAAGCATCTTATTTAGAAGATAGAAGTTCTATCGATCCAAACCTTCTTTCTTCTGCAAAATCCATTTATATTACTCAGCCTATCTATGAGTCATTCGTTATTGTAGGCCGTTGGTTTTTCGGAGTGCTTCTTGCTCATCTAATCGTTTATTTGATCGTGGGGTACAGACCTAATCTGATCGCAACTATTCCTGCGCTGTATTTGGGGATCATTCCTATTTCGTTTATTAGTTATTTGTTTATTACTGAATACTCTGTTCGGCCCGCTTTGAGTAGGAATAAGTTCAGAGAAGTTGAGGCTAAGACCAGATTATTTTTTCCTTATTCCAAACGATTGCTCGTAGTAGTTATGGCAATGATCTCTATGCCATTCAGTCTTTTAGGTTACATGTTATATGCAACTGTGGATGGACGTATTCGTCTGGAAAATCCTCTTCTGCACTTAGCAATCATGGCACTCTTATTTTCCGTTCCTTTGATATTTACTGCTTGGATAGTTACTGAGGCGATACGATCCAGACTATCTTCCGTAACAGGATTTTTAGAAGAAGTAGGAGAAGGTAATTTTGGTCTTAAAATCTCTCCTTCTTCCTTGGATGAGTTCGGTAAACAAGAACAAAGAATTGGTAAAGTTGTAGAAAGATTAAGAGGTCTTTATGAAGAGATTCAATCCTTGAATGAAGGTTTGGAATCCAAGGTAGAAGAAAGGACCAAACAGTTAAAGGAAACTGCAGATGAGCTTGGAAAAAGTCTGGATGAGATCCATAAACTGAAACTCAGTCAGGACGGAGATTATTTTCTAACTTCTCTTCTTACAGAACCTCTTCATTCCATTCAGTTGCAGGATTCTGAATATTCTTTTCGGTCTTTGACTGTTCAGAAGAAAAAATTTAATTATAAACAGAAAGAAAGGCAGATTGGTGGAGACATTTCTCTGGCACATTCTATTCGTCTAAGAGGTAAACCATATATCGCATTTGTGAACGCGGACGCTATGGGTAAATCCTTACAAGGTGCAGTGGGGGCTATCATCTTGGGTTCTATTTCCAGATCCATGATTGAAAGAACTCCGGCTTTATACCGAAATGTTTGGCCTGAGAGGTGGTTAAAGAACTGGTTTATAGAATTACAAAAAGTTTTCGAAGCGTTCGACGGTTCGTTAATGGCGTCCGGTTTTTTAGGATTATTGGATGAGTCCAGAGGGGTTCTATATTATATAAATTGCGAGCATCCTTCTCCTGTTTTGTATCGAGATGAGACTACTATGTTCTTGGAGCCTAAGGAGAAATATTTTAAAATAGGGCATTCCGGTATTGGGCGTAATGTTCATATTGAGGTATTTCAATTAAGATCTGGAGACGTTTTATTCTCCGGATCGGATGGAAGAGATGATCTTTTGATTAAATCTGAGATTGATCCAGATGATTCCAGGTTTTTAGAAATTGTAGGAAGAGCAAAAGGAGATCTGGACCTTACTTATGAATTGATCTTGCAAGAAGGAGAGATAACAGACGATCTTTCTCTTCTTCGGATAGAAGCGCCTAAGAAAAGTTTAACATCTTCTGAAATTTTACTCAAAGAGTCGGATCCTGAAAAGAAGAATGGAAACCAAAAGACAGTTTCTCTTCAGGAATGTAGAAGGCTTGCATTAGAATATTCTTCCGGTAAAAAATATGCAAAGGCGGGAGAGCTTGGCCTGAAGTATGTGCAGAGACGTCCTACGGATACGGAATTTCTTTTTACTGTAAGTAAACTTCTTCGCAAGTCCGGTAAGATTGTATTGTCTATCGACTTAGGAGAAAGATATCGGATGAGAAATCCTGTAGATTCGGATAATCTTCTGCATCTTGCAGAAATGTATGCATCTAAAAGTAGATTGGAAAGATCCTTCCAGCTTTTAGCAGAAGCAACCGCTATTTCTCCAGAACATCCGAGAGCTAAAAAACTTTCAGAATTTTTAATAGAGAAAACGGCTCAAATTTCAGAGTCCAGTGAGGACAGAAGAATATTGAGATGA
- the mreD gene encoding rod shape-determining protein MreD, which yields MILEYIVIGAGILISHFLNGTNLFEISGFKPDFMVIFVLFFALRRGTMAGIWIGFFGGLLSDSGLGGEIVGNVVTYKIGLHSLAFCVMGYIVGKFARPAYHENQISIMLYSLVVTLISRIASDGLFRLFFHENLNYSIISTSIFNAAIAPIFFWILGKLYRLEQAEG from the coding sequence ATGATTTTAGAATATATAGTCATTGGCGCCGGGATTTTGATCTCACATTTCTTGAATGGAACAAATCTATTCGAGATTTCCGGATTTAAACCTGACTTTATGGTGATCTTCGTTTTGTTCTTTGCTCTCCGTAGGGGAACAATGGCTGGGATCTGGATCGGATTTTTCGGCGGATTGCTTTCGGATTCAGGTTTGGGTGGAGAGATTGTAGGGAATGTAGTTACCTACAAAATAGGACTTCACTCTCTTGCATTTTGTGTCATGGGATATATTGTAGGAAAGTTCGCAAGACCTGCGTATCATGAAAATCAGATTTCTATAATGTTGTATTCTCTGGTTGTTACTTTGATTTCCAGGATCGCATCTGATGGGTTATTCCGATTATTCTTTCATGAAAATTTAAACTATTCCATCATCAGTACCTCTATCTTTAACGCAGCAATCGCTCCTATATTCTTTTGGATCTTGGGAAAATTATACAGATTGGAGCAGGCGGAAGGCTAA
- a CDS encoding response regulator produces MLILVVDDSYQNRKLISAQLENGSRQIYTASNGIEALEILENTEVDLIISDILMPQMDGYQFCSQVRQNEKFKHIPIIIYTATYTSDSDEKLSFDLGADAFLKKPAGIKILEETVAKLIGQPRAERNIKKLVMDSGPLRQYNHRLVEKLEEKNFELLKRSEELGYEIEERIRAERLNREGEKLFRELTDAIHEVFWMTSLSKNEIVYISQGYEQIWGRTRQSLLENPISWIESIHPDDRDRVMDSARTRQVAGEYREEYRIVRPDGEIRWIRDKAFPVKNEKGDTIRVAGIAEDITEFKLKETQLKDAEKKRVELEQQLIQAQKLESLGTLASGIAHDFNNILSIIMGHTSVIESNRNNPEKFSQHISALHIATQRGASLVRQLLTFARKAEFNLELTQLNDIILEISKLISQTFPKNIRLFTYFQENLPMVQVDANQIHQVLLNLCVNARDAMQDGGVLTIETTLTASENIKMGYSKSFAEKYVILRISDSGSGMSEKTRQRIFEPFFTTKDIGKGTGLGLALAYSVIDNHKGWIEVDSELGKGTTFFVYLPVPNEKPKVTIQPNHSESESLGGNEGILVIEDEELLRNMLADLLSSKGYKVHLAIDGEDGVEKFLLRHSEIQLVLTDSGLPKFGGGEVIKRIRAIHSSVKILLASGFMDPELKLSLKDFGVSYFIQKPYLGTEILSCIRSALDQK; encoded by the coding sequence ATGCTGATTCTAGTCGTAGACGACAGTTACCAAAACCGGAAATTAATTTCAGCTCAGCTGGAAAATGGATCTAGGCAAATCTATACAGCTTCTAACGGCATCGAGGCCTTAGAGATTTTAGAGAATACTGAAGTAGATCTGATTATTTCTGATATCCTAATGCCTCAAATGGATGGATACCAATTCTGTTCCCAGGTAAGACAGAATGAGAAATTCAAACATATTCCTATTATAATATATACTGCTACTTATACTTCTGACTCAGATGAAAAACTTTCTTTCGATCTTGGTGCGGACGCATTTTTGAAAAAGCCAGCGGGCATTAAAATTCTGGAGGAAACTGTCGCTAAGTTGATCGGTCAACCTAGAGCTGAGCGTAACATCAAAAAATTGGTGATGGATTCCGGACCACTTCGACAGTACAATCATAGATTAGTAGAGAAGTTAGAGGAGAAAAATTTCGAACTTCTAAAAAGAAGTGAAGAGTTAGGTTATGAAATAGAAGAAAGAATTAGGGCTGAAAGGTTAAATAGAGAAGGCGAAAAGCTATTCAGAGAACTTACAGATGCGATCCATGAAGTGTTTTGGATGACCAGTCTTTCTAAAAATGAGATCGTTTATATCAGTCAGGGGTACGAACAAATTTGGGGAAGAACTAGGCAAAGTCTTTTGGAAAATCCAATCTCTTGGATTGAATCTATCCATCCGGATGATAGGGATAGAGTGATGGATAGTGCTAGAACAAGGCAGGTGGCAGGAGAATATAGAGAAGAATACAGGATCGTTCGTCCTGACGGGGAGATCAGATGGATCCGGGATAAAGCATTTCCTGTTAAAAATGAAAAAGGGGATACAATCAGAGTTGCTGGGATTGCCGAAGATATCACAGAATTTAAACTGAAAGAAACTCAATTAAAAGATGCTGAGAAAAAGAGAGTAGAACTGGAGCAACAGCTGATTCAAGCCCAAAAACTGGAAAGTTTGGGAACGTTAGCGAGTGGGATTGCTCACGATTTTAATAATATACTTTCTATCATCATGGGGCATACCTCAGTAATAGAAAGTAATCGAAATAATCCTGAAAAGTTTTCACAACATATTTCCGCATTACATATAGCTACTCAGAGAGGAGCCTCCTTGGTTAGGCAACTTCTTACTTTTGCCAGAAAGGCAGAGTTTAATCTGGAGCTTACTCAATTAAACGATATCATATTAGAGATCAGTAAATTAATTTCTCAAACTTTCCCTAAAAATATCAGGCTTTTCACATATTTCCAAGAAAATCTTCCTATGGTCCAGGTGGATGCAAACCAAATCCATCAAGTTTTATTAAATCTATGTGTGAATGCTCGAGATGCCATGCAAGATGGTGGGGTTTTGACAATAGAGACAACTCTAACTGCTTCTGAAAATATAAAGATGGGATATTCCAAGAGCTTCGCAGAAAAATATGTAATACTTCGGATCTCTGACTCAGGCAGTGGGATGAGTGAAAAAACCAGACAAAGAATTTTTGAACCGTTCTTTACTACTAAGGATATTGGAAAAGGGACGGGTCTTGGGCTTGCATTGGCATATAGTGTAATCGATAATCACAAAGGTTGGATCGAAGTAGATTCTGAATTGGGCAAAGGCACTACTTTCTTTGTTTACTTACCTGTGCCTAACGAAAAGCCGAAAGTTACAATACAACCTAATCATTCTGAATCGGAATCTTTGGGGGGCAATGAAGGTATACTTGTAATCGAAGATGAAGAGCTTCTCCGAAACATGTTGGCAGATCTGTTAAGTTCTAAAGGATATAAAGTGCATTTGGCTATAGATGGAGAAGATGGTGTAGAAAAATTCCTGCTTCGACATTCTGAAATCCAATTGGTGCTTACTGATTCAGGCCTACCTAAGTTTGGAGGAGGAGAAGTAATCAAGAGGATCAGAGCCATTCATAGTTCTGTCAAAATCCTTCTTGCAAGTGGGTTTATGGATCCCGAATTAAAACTTTCCTTAAAAGATTTTGGTGTGAGTTATTTTATCCAAAAGCCTTATTTGGGCACTGAGATACTTTCCTGCATTCGTTCGGCTTTGGATCAAAAGTAA
- the mreC gene encoding rod shape-determining protein MreC: MLWLQVNKSKETVSLLFCIVFSLLSLTFKSNVLVRGIASFQRVGDSVSGSIDGVGSFFKGAYTKLESFEAVRQERDACVAAIDDYKLLPQDLERVSRENESLRRELRFNTKQKYSTVKAEVLSVRLNSIYRTIIIDKGSEAGIKPYMPVTARAVNQKGEIIEALVGKVIAVTGGSAVVQPIINSNYNMGVSIPESNLWATLSGNSGRGMEALMNYIDSGIIIDPRIFGDYPMGPSEMIQYTESLSKIGKPVYSSGSSGMFPPGIPVGIITEEGPRNGSFKTAFLKPFVRFDMLESVTILMKLPEKWAETWPEGQNINIENPYFGELNYPKEEREPKVPTPVGNKPVETPKPPKPEGNGSGFSDEETN; this comes from the coding sequence ATGCTTTGGCTTCAAGTTAATAAAAGTAAGGAAACTGTTTCCCTTTTATTCTGTATTGTATTCTCTCTTCTGTCCCTGACTTTTAAGAGTAATGTTTTAGTTAGAGGGATAGCAAGTTTTCAGAGAGTAGGAGATTCTGTCTCCGGTTCGATCGACGGAGTGGGTTCCTTTTTTAAAGGGGCTTATACTAAATTAGAATCTTTTGAAGCGGTTCGTCAGGAAAGAGATGCCTGCGTTGCTGCAATAGATGATTATAAACTTCTTCCCCAAGATCTGGAAAGAGTCAGCAGAGAAAACGAAAGTCTCAGAAGAGAATTACGTTTTAATACTAAACAAAAATATTCTACAGTTAAAGCGGAAGTTCTTTCCGTTCGTTTGAATTCAATCTATCGTACTATAATTATAGACAAAGGTTCCGAAGCAGGGATCAAACCTTATATGCCTGTCACTGCGAGGGCGGTGAATCAAAAAGGTGAAATTATAGAAGCTCTAGTTGGAAAGGTGATCGCGGTCACAGGTGGATCCGCGGTAGTTCAACCTATCATCAATTCCAATTATAATATGGGTGTTTCCATTCCGGAAAGTAATCTTTGGGCTACTCTTTCTGGAAACTCCGGAAGAGGAATGGAAGCATTAATGAATTATATAGATAGTGGTATCATTATCGATCCAAGGATTTTTGGAGATTATCCAATGGGTCCAAGCGAGATGATCCAATACACTGAGTCTTTAAGTAAGATTGGAAAACCAGTATATAGTTCAGGTTCTTCCGGAATGTTCCCACCAGGAATTCCTGTGGGTATAATTACGGAAGAAGGTCCGCGCAACGGAAGTTTTAAAACTGCATTCTTGAAACCTTTTGTTCGTTTCGATATGTTAGAGTCTGTTACTATTCTAATGAAACTTCCTGAAAAATGGGCGGAGACTTGGCCGGAAGGACAAAATATCAATATTGAAAATCCTTATTTTGGTGAATTAAATTATCCTAAAGAAGAAAGAGAGCCTAAGGTTCCAACTCCTGTTGGAAACAAACCTGTAGAAACTCCTAAACCTCCAAAGCCGGAAGGTAATGGATCCGGATTCTCCGACGAGGAAACAAACTGA
- a CDS encoding response regulator yields the protein MPPKVLVVDDNIVNLKLICELLELDEYEVLKAGNAEEALQIIDNFPLDLILMDIELPGIDGLTLTRQLKEREDTKNIPIIAVTAFAMKGDAQKAYSVGCDGYITKPIDTRKFTDQINGFIKGLNP from the coding sequence ATGCCTCCTAAGGTTTTGGTAGTAGATGATAATATCGTAAATCTCAAATTGATTTGCGAATTATTGGAATTAGATGAGTATGAAGTTTTAAAAGCAGGGAATGCAGAAGAGGCACTTCAGATCATTGATAATTTTCCTTTGGATCTGATCCTCATGGACATAGAATTACCTGGAATAGATGGACTTACGCTTACTAGACAGTTAAAGGAAAGAGAGGATACGAAAAATATACCAATCATAGCCGTCACCGCTTTTGCAATGAAGGGAGATGCTCAAAAAGCTTACAGCGTAGGTTGCGATGGCTATATTACAAAACCAATCGATACTAGAAAATTTACCGATCAAATTAACGGTTTTATCAAGGGATTAAACCCATGA
- a CDS encoding Ppx/GppA phosphatase family protein: protein MVRENTLAAIDLGTNSFHMIIVRVRENGTFEAIAREKENVRLGSGLEEGGEIDPPAFRRAIECLKRFKMLADNSKAEIRAVATSAMREASNRAEFQAAALKEAGIKIDVISGYEEARLIYFGVLQGLPVFDKKVLLVDIGGGSTEVLVGYRGDILFSKSFKLGAIRLTEKFLKSETLDSSQIRKCKLYVEEIILPFRKIIRDLKPEMIIGSSGTVQATAGIIRAFEGDLEERPLNHYTFQSAEFKKARNMILEADTSKKRSKIPGFDSKRSDIIVGGMLILDELFQLLDLPNMTVSEFALREGIIYDTIRKWEHFQDLEHSRHLDDIRQKSILNLLVSYTRDQEYARHVAKLSLDIFDQLQSIHRLGKEEREYLEASSLLHEVGLFISHSAYHKHSYYLIRNSEAMLGFTWGEIEIIALTARYHRKSAPKSKHREFQRVGPREQETVEKLSAILRIASACNRNRQGLIETVKCQVRKNQAIFTLTTNQNYDKSLELWACEEQADAFESAYGMVPLFQ from the coding sequence ATGGTCCGGGAAAACACCCTAGCTGCCATCGATCTAGGCACAAACTCCTTTCACATGATTATCGTCCGGGTCCGTGAAAACGGGACCTTTGAAGCTATCGCCAGAGAGAAGGAGAACGTTCGTCTCGGAAGCGGTTTGGAAGAAGGAGGAGAGATCGATCCTCCCGCATTTAGGCGTGCAATCGAGTGTTTGAAGCGTTTTAAGATGCTTGCGGATAACTCAAAGGCAGAGATCAGAGCAGTCGCCACATCTGCAATGAGAGAAGCTTCCAATCGTGCAGAATTCCAGGCAGCCGCCTTAAAAGAAGCAGGCATTAAAATCGATGTGATCAGCGGATACGAAGAAGCCCGACTCATCTATTTCGGCGTCCTACAAGGACTTCCAGTATTCGATAAAAAAGTACTACTTGTGGATATAGGCGGAGGAAGCACCGAAGTTTTAGTGGGTTATAGAGGAGACATTCTATTCTCCAAAAGTTTCAAATTGGGAGCAATCCGACTCACCGAAAAATTCCTAAAATCAGAGACCTTGGATTCTTCTCAGATACGAAAATGTAAACTCTATGTGGAAGAGATCATTCTTCCTTTTAGAAAAATCATCCGAGATCTGAAACCGGAAATGATCATCGGTTCATCCGGAACAGTCCAGGCCACTGCAGGCATTATCCGCGCATTCGAGGGGGATCTAGAAGAAAGGCCACTCAACCATTATACATTCCAATCCGCTGAATTCAAAAAAGCTAGGAATATGATCCTAGAGGCGGACACTTCCAAAAAGAGAAGCAAGATACCCGGCTTCGATTCCAAACGTTCCGATATCATCGTAGGTGGAATGCTCATCTTAGATGAATTATTCCAATTATTGGATCTTCCGAATATGACCGTATCTGAGTTCGCCCTTAGAGAAGGAATTATCTATGATACTATCCGAAAATGGGAACATTTCCAGGACTTGGAACATTCCAGACATCTGGACGATATCCGCCAAAAATCTATCCTAAATCTTCTAGTTTCTTACACAAGGGACCAAGAATACGCCCGGCATGTGGCCAAACTGTCTCTGGACATATTCGATCAACTTCAGTCCATACATCGTTTAGGAAAAGAAGAAAGAGAATATTTAGAAGCTTCTTCTTTGCTCCATGAAGTGGGACTATTTATTTCACATTCTGCCTATCATAAACATAGTTATTATCTGATCCGAAACTCGGAAGCAATGCTTGGTTTTACTTGGGGAGAAATAGAGATAATCGCACTCACAGCTAGATACCATCGTAAAAGCGCTCCTAAATCTAAACATAGGGAATTTCAAAGGGTCGGCCCAAGAGAACAGGAAACAGTCGAAAAACTTTCCGCAATTTTAAGGATCGCAAGTGCATGCAATCGGAACAGACAAGGACTGATCGAAACAGTTAAATGCCAGGTTCGAAAAAATCAGGCAATCTTTACCTTAACTACAAATCAGAATTATGATAAAAGCCTGGAACTTTGGGCCTGCGAAGAACAAGCAGATGCATTCGAGTCCGCTTATGGAATGGTACCTTTATTTCAGTGA
- a CDS encoding rod shape-determining protein: MIFDKLYGLFSNDMGIDLGTANTLVHVKGQGIVLSEPSVVAVHAATGKVLAVGQEAKRMLGRTPGEIVAIRPMKDGVIADFETVEKMIRYFIAKVHNRTTFVKPRIVIGVPSGITEVERRAVRESAEQAGAREIFLIDEALAAAIGANIPINEPAGNMIVDIGGGTTEIAVISLGGMVIAESIRTGGDEFDDAIIKYLRNQYNLVVGERTAEDIKLTIGNAYPEKKTETMEVKGRDAISGLPRTLELESNEIRKALKEPTDEILDGIKRVLERTPPELASDIVERGIVLTGGGCLLRGLETYLSKETGVPVFRAENPLTCVVLGTGKFLDEVKYLKPGIR; the protein is encoded by the coding sequence ATGATATTCGATAAGCTATACGGATTATTTTCCAACGATATGGGAATCGACCTCGGAACCGCAAACACTCTCGTCCATGTAAAAGGGCAAGGTATCGTTCTTTCCGAGCCTTCCGTAGTAGCGGTCCACGCAGCTACGGGCAAAGTGCTCGCAGTAGGCCAGGAAGCTAAGAGAATGTTGGGACGTACTCCCGGCGAGATCGTAGCTATTCGCCCTATGAAAGACGGGGTGATCGCGGACTTCGAAACAGTCGAAAAAATGATCCGCTACTTCATTGCAAAAGTTCATAATAGAACTACTTTCGTAAAACCAAGGATCGTGATTGGAGTTCCTTCCGGTATCACTGAGGTGGAAAGACGTGCGGTTCGTGAATCCGCAGAACAAGCAGGTGCACGTGAGATCTTCCTGATCGATGAGGCATTGGCTGCTGCGATCGGTGCAAATATTCCGATCAACGAACCTGCAGGTAACATGATCGTGGATATCGGTGGTGGAACTACTGAGATCGCTGTGATCTCTCTTGGTGGTATGGTGATCGCTGAGTCCATCAGAACCGGTGGTGACGAATTCGACGATGCAATCATCAAATATTTAAGAAACCAATACAACCTGGTTGTTGGGGAAAGAACCGCAGAAGATATCAAACTTACTATCGGTAACGCTTACCCTGAGAAAAAAACCGAGACCATGGAAGTAAAAGGTAGAGATGCAATTTCCGGATTACCTCGTACTCTTGAATTAGAATCCAACGAGATCCGTAAGGCTCTTAAAGAACCAACCGACGAAATTTTAGACGGAATCAAAAGAGTTCTGGAAAGAACTCCTCCTGAACTTGCTTCGGATATCGTAGAAAGAGGGATCGTTCTCACTGGAGGAGGATGTCTTCTTCGCGGATTAGAAACTTATCTTTCTAAAGAAACCGGTGTGCCTGTGTTCAGAGCGGAAAACCCTCTGACTTGTGTGGTACTTGGAACCGGAAAATTCTTGGACGAAGTTAAGTATCTGAAACCAGGGATCCGTTAA